One Cellulomonas sp. NS3 genomic region harbors:
- the tal gene encoding transaldolase — protein sequence MAPSGSSSLDRLTAAGVAIWLDDLSRERLRTGNLAELVETRGVVGVTTNPTIFASALAKGDAYDEQLRELAGQGADVDTAVFTITTDDVREAADVLRPLHESTGGVDGRVSIEVDPRLARDAEGTVASAKALWTTVDRPNVLIKIPATQAGLAAITSVLGEGISVNVTLIFSLERYRLVLDAFLEGLEKAQANGHELAPIASVASFFVSRVDAAIDPRLDEIGTPEAAELRGKAAIANARLAYGVYEDVIASERWQRLADAGARPQRPLWASTGVKDKAYPDTRYVDELVVAGVVNTMPEATLQAVTDHGDIHGDTVTGTQAEAQAVIDGLATLGIEIDEVTETLETEGVSKFEASWQELLATVTEGLARVSR from the coding sequence ATGGCACCGTCCGGCAGCAGCTCTCTCGACCGCCTCACCGCGGCCGGGGTCGCGATCTGGCTCGACGACCTCTCGCGCGAGCGACTCCGCACGGGGAACCTCGCCGAGCTCGTCGAGACGCGCGGCGTCGTCGGCGTGACGACGAACCCGACGATCTTCGCGAGCGCGCTCGCGAAGGGCGACGCCTACGACGAGCAGCTCCGTGAGCTCGCCGGCCAGGGCGCCGACGTCGACACGGCCGTCTTCACGATCACGACCGACGACGTGCGGGAGGCGGCCGACGTGCTGCGCCCGCTGCACGAGAGCACGGGCGGCGTCGACGGTCGCGTGTCGATCGAGGTGGACCCCCGGCTCGCTCGCGACGCCGAGGGCACCGTCGCGTCGGCCAAGGCGCTGTGGACGACGGTCGACCGGCCCAACGTCCTCATCAAGATCCCGGCGACCCAGGCGGGTCTCGCGGCGATCACCTCCGTGCTCGGCGAGGGGATCAGCGTCAACGTGACGCTGATCTTCTCGCTCGAGCGGTACCGCCTCGTGCTCGACGCGTTCCTCGAGGGTCTGGAGAAGGCGCAGGCCAACGGGCACGAGCTGGCGCCGATCGCGTCCGTCGCGTCGTTCTTCGTCTCGCGCGTCGACGCGGCGATCGACCCGCGGCTCGACGAGATCGGGACCCCTGAGGCCGCGGAGCTGCGCGGCAAGGCGGCGATCGCGAACGCCCGCCTCGCCTACGGCGTGTACGAGGACGTCATCGCCTCGGAGCGCTGGCAGCGGCTCGCGGACGCCGGTGCCCGTCCGCAGCGTCCGCTGTGGGCGTCGACCGGCGTGAAGGACAAGGCCTACCCCGACACGCGCTACGTCGACGAGCTCGTCGTCGCCGGCGTGGTCAACACGATGCCCGAGGCCACGCTCCAGGCGGTCACCGACCACGGCGACATCCACGGCGACACGGTGACGGGCACGCAGGCCGAGGCGCAGGCCGTGATCGACGGCCTCGCGACGCTGGGCATCGAGATCGACGAGGTCACCGAGACGCTCGAGACCGAGGGCGTGTCGAAGTTCGAGGCCAGCTGGCAGGAGCTGCTCGCGACGGTCACCGAGGGCCTCGCACGGGTGAGCCGGTGA
- the zwf gene encoding glucose-6-phosphate dehydrogenase: protein MSPSKVSAANNPLRDPRDRRLPRIAGPCGLVIFGVTGDLARKKLMPAVYDLTNRGLLPPGFALTGFARRDWEDQDFAQIVHDSVKEHARTPFREATWRQLAEGIRFVQGTFDDDSAFDRLRETVEDLDAKRGTGGNHAFYLSVPPSSFPVVCQQLARSGLSQPREGAWRRVVIEKPFGHDLQSARELNDVVSEVFRPDDVFRIDHYLGKETVQNLLALRFANQLFEPIWNSHYVDHVQITMAEDIGIGGRAGYYDGIGAARDVIQNHLLQLLALTAMEEPVSFDADDLRAEKEKVLSAVRLPRDLGRHTSRGQYVAGWQGAEEVVGYLEEEGFSSTSTTETFAAVRLDIDTRRWAGVPFYLRTGKRLGRRVTEIAVVFKRAPHLPFETTATEELGQNALVIRVQPDEGVTLRFGAKVPGTAMAVRDVTMDFGYGHAFTESSPEAYERLILDVLLGDPPLFPRHEEVELSWKILDPITSYWASKGAPDPYRSGTWGPDSADEMMARDGRAWRLP from the coding sequence GTGAGCCCCTCGAAGGTCTCGGCGGCGAACAACCCGCTGCGCGACCCGCGCGACCGTCGGCTGCCGAGGATCGCGGGGCCGTGCGGCCTCGTGATCTTCGGCGTCACGGGCGACCTCGCGCGCAAGAAGCTCATGCCGGCGGTCTACGACCTCACCAACCGGGGGCTGCTGCCCCCGGGCTTCGCGCTCACGGGGTTCGCCCGCCGCGACTGGGAGGACCAGGACTTCGCGCAGATCGTGCACGACTCGGTCAAGGAGCACGCGCGCACGCCGTTCCGCGAGGCGACGTGGCGCCAGCTCGCCGAGGGCATCCGGTTCGTCCAGGGCACGTTCGACGACGACTCGGCGTTCGACCGGCTCCGCGAGACCGTCGAGGACCTCGACGCCAAGCGCGGGACGGGCGGCAACCACGCGTTCTACCTGTCGGTGCCGCCGAGCTCCTTCCCGGTGGTCTGCCAGCAGCTCGCGCGCTCGGGGCTCTCGCAGCCCCGCGAGGGTGCCTGGCGCCGCGTCGTCATCGAGAAGCCGTTCGGCCACGACCTGCAGAGCGCGCGCGAGCTCAACGACGTCGTCTCCGAGGTCTTCCGCCCGGACGACGTCTTCCGGATCGACCACTACCTCGGCAAGGAGACGGTCCAGAACCTGCTCGCGCTGCGGTTCGCGAACCAGCTGTTCGAGCCGATCTGGAACTCGCACTACGTCGACCACGTCCAGATCACGATGGCCGAGGACATCGGCATCGGCGGGCGCGCCGGCTACTACGACGGCATCGGGGCGGCGCGCGACGTCATCCAGAACCACCTCCTGCAGCTCCTCGCACTGACCGCGATGGAGGAGCCGGTGTCGTTCGACGCCGACGACCTCCGCGCCGAGAAGGAGAAGGTCCTCTCGGCGGTCCGGCTCCCCCGCGACCTGGGCCGGCACACGTCGCGCGGCCAGTACGTCGCCGGGTGGCAGGGCGCCGAGGAGGTCGTCGGGTACCTCGAGGAGGAGGGCTTCTCAAGCACCTCGACGACGGAGACGTTCGCGGCCGTCCGGCTCGACATCGACACCCGCCGCTGGGCCGGCGTGCCGTTCTACCTGCGCACCGGCAAGCGCCTCGGGCGCCGCGTCACGGAGATCGCCGTCGTGTTCAAGCGCGCCCCGCACCTGCCGTTCGAGACGACCGCGACCGAGGAGCTCGGCCAGAACGCGCTCGTCATCCGGGTCCAGCCCGACGAGGGCGTGACGCTGCGGTTCGGCGCGAAGGTCCCCGGCACCGCGATGGCCGTCCGCGACGTCACGATGGACTTCGGGTACGGGCACGCGTTCACGGAGTCCTCCCCCGAGGCCTACGAGCGGCTCATCCTCGACGTCCTGCTCGGCGACCCGCCGCTGTTCCCGCGGCACGAGGAGGTCGAGCTGTCCTGGAAGATCCTCGACCCGATCACCTCGTACTGGGCGTCCAAGGGCGCGCCCGACCCGTACCGCTCGGGCACGTGGGGCCCCGACTCCGCTGACGAGATGATGGCCCGCGACGGCCGTGCCTGGAGGCTCCCGTGA
- the opcA gene encoding glucose-6-phosphate dehydrogenase assembly protein OpcA — protein MIIDLPGTSTRAINRRLVKARDEGGAVALGRVLTLIIDVDGHDAEEAIEAANDASREHPCRVIVIAEDTTAGESRLDAQIRLGGDAGASEVIVLRPVGPLAQHLDTLVMPLLLPDAPIVVWWPYEIPEDPAQHPLGRMAQRRITDSTQCAKPGEVLRRLAQVYAEGDTDLAWTRATLWRGLIAATLDQPPYEQVQRVVVSGESTHPSVDLIAAWLAQSLRCPVEVERIADAPAITTVRLERASGPIVLDRPDGKTAALIQPDQPEHRIALPIRQLRECLAEELRRLDADEVYGEVLQKGLARLSS, from the coding sequence GTGATCATCGACCTGCCCGGCACGAGCACGCGGGCGATCAACCGCCGGCTCGTCAAGGCGCGCGACGAGGGCGGCGCGGTCGCGCTCGGCCGCGTGCTCACGCTGATCATCGACGTCGACGGCCACGACGCCGAGGAGGCGATCGAGGCGGCGAACGACGCGAGCCGCGAGCACCCGTGCCGCGTCATCGTCATCGCCGAGGACACCACCGCGGGCGAGTCCCGGCTCGACGCGCAGATCCGGCTCGGCGGCGACGCCGGCGCGAGCGAGGTCATCGTCCTGCGCCCGGTCGGGCCGCTCGCCCAGCACCTCGACACGCTCGTGATGCCGCTCCTGCTGCCGGACGCGCCCATCGTGGTGTGGTGGCCGTACGAGATCCCCGAGGACCCGGCCCAGCACCCGCTCGGCCGCATGGCCCAGCGCCGGATCACGGACTCGACGCAGTGCGCGAAGCCGGGCGAGGTCCTGCGCCGGCTCGCGCAGGTCTACGCCGAGGGCGACACCGACCTCGCGTGGACGCGCGCGACCCTGTGGCGCGGGCTCATCGCGGCGACACTCGACCAGCCGCCGTACGAGCAGGTCCAGCGGGTCGTCGTCTCGGGCGAGAGCACGCACCCGTCGGTCGACCTCATCGCCGCGTGGCTCGCGCAGTCGCTGCGCTGCCCCGTCGAGGTCGAGCGCATCGCCGACGCCCCGGCGATCACGACGGTCCGGCTCGAGCGCGCCTCCGGCCCGATCGTCCTGGACCGCCCGGACGGCAAGACGGCCGCGCTCATCCAGCCCGACCAGCCCGAGCACCGCATCGCCCTGCCGATCCGGCAGCTGCGCGAGTGCCTCGCCGAGGAGCTGCGCCGGCTCGACGCCGACGAGGTCTACGGCGAGGTGCTGCAGAAGGGCCTCGCGAGGTTGAGCTCATGA
- the pgl gene encoding 6-phosphogluconolactonase, whose protein sequence is MSTPSPEPSVTAPERQPHHRRRVVVHPDAGTLAEAVAARLLTRLLDVQSLHSPVHVGLTGGTVGIELLRAVARSPIRDVVDWSGVHVWWGDERFLPSGDPDRNETQARDALLAGLADVLPAENVHAMPPLGDGVDTPEQSAEAYAAELARFAADGAAAPELDVLLLGMGPDGHVASLFPGHDALTVTGTPTVDVHGSPKPPPERVSLTFEAINAAHQVWFVVAGAEKAEQLGAALSGADVAATPAAGAYGRERTLWLVDAAAAAGIPA, encoded by the coding sequence ATGAGCACCCCGTCCCCCGAGCCGTCCGTGACGGCTCCCGAGCGGCAGCCGCACCACCGGCGCCGCGTCGTCGTGCACCCGGACGCCGGGACGCTCGCGGAGGCGGTCGCGGCGCGGCTGCTGACGCGGCTGCTCGACGTGCAGTCGCTGCACTCCCCCGTCCACGTCGGCCTGACCGGGGGGACCGTCGGCATCGAGCTGCTCCGGGCCGTGGCCCGCAGCCCGATCCGCGACGTCGTCGACTGGTCCGGCGTGCACGTGTGGTGGGGCGACGAGCGCTTCCTGCCGTCCGGGGACCCGGACCGCAACGAGACGCAGGCACGCGACGCGCTGCTCGCCGGCCTCGCGGACGTGCTGCCGGCGGAGAACGTGCACGCGATGCCCCCGCTCGGTGACGGGGTCGACACCCCCGAGCAGTCCGCGGAGGCGTACGCCGCCGAGCTCGCGCGCTTCGCCGCCGACGGTGCCGCCGCACCGGAGCTCGACGTGCTGCTGCTCGGGATGGGACCGGACGGGCACGTCGCGTCGCTGTTCCCCGGGCACGACGCGCTCACGGTGACCGGGACGCCCACCGTCGACGTGCACGGCTCGCCGAAGCCGCCGCCCGAGCGCGTGTCGCTGACGTTCGAGGCGATCAACGCCGCGCACCAGGTGTGGTTCGTGGTCGCCGGCGCCGAGAAGGCCGAGCAGCTCGGCGCAGCGCTCTCGGGTGCCGACGTCGCCGCCACGCCGGCCGCGGGGGCGTACGGGCGCGAGCGGACGCTGTGGCTCGTCGACGCCGCCGCCGCCGCGGGCATCCCGGCCTGA
- a CDS encoding RNA polymerase-binding protein RbpA: protein MASGSAIRGSRVGAGPMGEAERGDSAPRVWISYWCANGHETRPSFAEEAAAEAPVTWDCPRCGFPAGQDEANPPSPSKNEPYKTHLAYVKERRSDEDGEAILDEALAALRARRGG, encoded by the coding sequence GTGGCGAGTGGAAGCGCGATCCGGGGTTCGCGTGTCGGTGCGGGCCCGATGGGCGAGGCCGAGCGGGGGGACAGCGCGCCGCGCGTCTGGATCTCCTACTGGTGCGCCAACGGGCACGAGACCCGGCCCAGCTTCGCCGAGGAGGCCGCTGCCGAGGCGCCCGTGACGTGGGACTGCCCGCGCTGCGGCTTCCCGGCCGGGCAGGACGAGGCGAACCCGCCGTCGCCCTCGAAGAACGAGCCGTACAAGACGCACCTCGCCTACGTGAAGGAGCGTCGCTCCGACGAGGACGGCGAGGCGATCCTCGACGAGGCCCTCGCCGCGCTCCGCGCCCGCCGCGGGGGCTGA
- the secG gene encoding preprotein translocase subunit SecG, translated as MDALRITFQILLVLTSVLLIPLVLLHKGKGGGLSDMFGGGITSSAGSSGVAERNLNRITVTVAIVWAIIIVLLGLIQRVS; from the coding sequence GTGGACGCCTTGCGCATCACCTTCCAGATCCTGCTGGTGCTGACCAGCGTCCTGCTGATCCCGCTGGTCCTGCTGCACAAGGGCAAGGGCGGCGGTCTGTCGGACATGTTCGGCGGTGGCATCACGAGCAGCGCAGGCAGCTCCGGGGTCGCCGAGCGCAACCTCAACCGCATCACCGTCACCGTCGCGATCGTGTGGGCGATCATCATCGTGCTGCTGGGCCTGATCCAGCGCGTGAGCTAG
- the tpiA gene encoding triose-phosphate isomerase: MATRIPLIAGNWKLNLDHNEAIHLVQKLAWSLKDAKHDFAAAEVVVLPSFTAIRSVQTLVDADKLEIGYGAQDVSAHASGAYTGEVSAAQLAKLGVSYVAVGHSERREYHAESDAVVAAKAVAAFGAGIVPIVCVGEGLDVRKAGEQVSYTLAQLEGSLAGLTPEQVAKVVIAYEPVWAIGTGEVATPEDAQEVAAAIRARLAELYSAEIADAVRVLYGGSVKSSNVASILDKEDVDGALVGGASLDPEEFAKIARFQAHNVGL; encoded by the coding sequence ATGGCAACGCGCATCCCGCTCATCGCGGGCAACTGGAAGCTCAACCTCGACCACAACGAGGCGATCCACCTCGTGCAGAAGCTCGCGTGGTCGCTCAAGGACGCGAAGCACGACTTCGCGGCCGCCGAGGTCGTCGTGCTGCCGTCGTTCACGGCGATCCGCTCCGTGCAGACGCTCGTCGACGCCGACAAGCTCGAGATCGGCTACGGGGCGCAGGACGTCTCGGCGCACGCGAGCGGTGCCTACACCGGCGAGGTCTCGGCCGCGCAGCTCGCGAAGCTCGGCGTCAGCTACGTCGCCGTCGGCCACTCGGAGCGCCGTGAGTACCACGCGGAGTCGGACGCGGTCGTCGCGGCGAAGGCCGTCGCGGCTTTCGGCGCGGGCATCGTCCCGATCGTCTGCGTCGGCGAGGGCCTGGACGTCCGCAAGGCCGGCGAGCAGGTCTCCTACACGCTCGCGCAGCTCGAGGGCTCGCTCGCCGGGCTCACGCCCGAGCAGGTCGCGAAGGTCGTCATCGCGTACGAGCCCGTCTGGGCCATCGGCACCGGTGAGGTCGCGACGCCCGAGGACGCGCAGGAGGTCGCCGCGGCGATCCGTGCCCGCCTCGCGGAGCTCTACTCGGCCGAGATCGCCGACGCCGTCCGCGTGCTCTACGGCGGCTCGGTGAAGTCCTCGAACGTGGCCTCGATCCTCGACAAGGAGGACGTCGACGGCGCCCTCGTCGGCGGCGCGAGCCTCGACCCCGAGGAGTTCGCGAAGATCGCGCGCTTCCAGGCGCACAACGTCGGCCTGTAG
- a CDS encoding phosphoglycerate kinase — MKTIEDLGDLRGKRVLVRSDFNVPLDGTTITDDGRVRAALPTLTALLDAGARVVVTAHLGRPKGAPEDKYSLAPVAARLGELLGKPVALAEDTIGESARETVAALGDGEIALLENIRFDPRETSKVDAERAELAGELASLADAYVSDGFGVVHRKQASVYDVAQVLPAAVGKLVLKEVDSLRKATEDPERPYAVVLGGSKVSDKLGVIANLLTKADRLLIGGGMVFTFLAAKGYSVGKSLLEEDQIETVKGYLAQAEERGVEIVLPTDIVVADAFAADSPHDVVAADAIPDERIGLDIGPASAELFRSKLVDAKTVVWNGPAGVFEFEAFSGGTRAVAQAIIDAGANGAFTIVGGGDSAAAVRILGFDEAGFGHISTGGGASLEFLEGKTLPGIAVLEG, encoded by the coding sequence ATGAAGACCATCGAGGACCTCGGGGACCTGCGCGGCAAGCGCGTCCTCGTCCGTTCCGACTTCAACGTGCCGCTCGACGGCACGACGATCACGGACGACGGCCGCGTGCGCGCGGCGCTCCCCACGCTCACGGCGCTGCTCGACGCCGGCGCCCGCGTGGTCGTGACCGCCCACCTGGGCCGCCCCAAGGGCGCCCCGGAGGACAAGTACTCGCTCGCGCCCGTCGCCGCCCGGCTGGGCGAGCTGCTGGGCAAGCCTGTCGCGCTCGCGGAGGACACCATCGGCGAGTCGGCGCGCGAGACCGTCGCCGCGCTCGGTGACGGCGAGATCGCTCTGCTCGAGAACATCCGCTTCGACCCGCGCGAGACCTCGAAGGTCGACGCGGAGCGTGCGGAGCTCGCCGGCGAGCTCGCCTCCCTCGCGGACGCGTACGTCTCCGACGGCTTCGGCGTCGTGCACCGCAAGCAGGCGTCGGTCTACGACGTCGCGCAGGTGCTGCCCGCCGCGGTCGGCAAGCTCGTCCTCAAGGAGGTCGACTCGCTGCGCAAGGCGACCGAGGACCCGGAGCGCCCCTACGCGGTCGTGCTCGGCGGCTCGAAGGTCTCCGACAAGCTCGGCGTCATCGCGAACCTGCTGACCAAGGCGGACCGCCTGCTCATCGGCGGCGGCATGGTCTTCACCTTCCTCGCGGCGAAGGGCTACTCGGTCGGGAAGTCGCTGCTCGAGGAGGACCAGATCGAGACCGTCAAGGGCTACCTGGCGCAGGCCGAGGAGCGCGGCGTCGAGATCGTCCTCCCGACGGACATCGTCGTCGCGGACGCCTTCGCGGCGGACTCCCCGCACGACGTGGTCGCGGCCGACGCGATCCCCGACGAGCGCATCGGCCTCGACATCGGCCCGGCGTCCGCCGAGCTCTTCCGCAGCAAGCTCGTCGACGCGAAGACGGTCGTCTGGAACGGGCCCGCGGGCGTGTTCGAGTTCGAGGCGTTCTCGGGCGGCACGCGTGCGGTGGCGCAGGCCATCATCGACGCCGGCGCGAACGGCGCGTTCACGATCGTCGGCGGTGGCGACTCCGCCGCCGCCGTCCGGATCCTCGGCTTCGACGAGGCCGGCTTCGGTCACATCTCGACGGGTGGCGGCGCCAGCCTCGAGTTCCTCGAGGGCAAGACCCTCCCCGGCATCGCCGTCCTGGAGGGCTGA
- the gap gene encoding type I glyceraldehyde-3-phosphate dehydrogenase — protein MTIRVGINGFGRIGRNFYRAILASGADIEIVGVNDLTDNKTLAHLLKYDSVLGRLPVEVTYDEKSIIVDGKAIRALEERDPANLPWGELGADIVIESTGFFTDATKAKAHIDAGAKKVIISAPAKNEDGTFVVGVNHTDYDAATQHIISNASCTTNCLAPLAKVLDEAFGIERGLMTTIHAYTGDQNLQDGPHKDLRRARAAALNIVPTSTGAAKAVALVLPQLKGKLDGYALRVPVPTGSATDLTFTAGRETTVDEVNAAVKAAAESDALQGILVYTEDEIVSSDIVTDPASSIFDAKLTKVIGDQVKVVAWYDNEWGYSNRLVDLTVYVGERL, from the coding sequence GTGACCATCCGCGTCGGTATCAACGGCTTCGGCCGCATCGGACGTAACTTCTACCGGGCGATTCTCGCGTCCGGGGCGGACATCGAGATCGTCGGTGTCAACGACCTCACGGACAACAAGACCCTGGCGCACCTGCTGAAGTACGACTCCGTCCTGGGGCGTCTCCCGGTCGAGGTCACCTACGACGAGAAGTCGATCATCGTCGACGGCAAGGCCATCCGCGCGCTCGAGGAGCGCGACCCGGCGAACCTCCCTTGGGGCGAGCTCGGTGCGGACATCGTCATCGAGTCCACGGGCTTCTTCACGGACGCGACCAAGGCGAAGGCGCACATCGACGCCGGCGCCAAGAAGGTCATCATCTCGGCCCCCGCCAAGAACGAGGACGGCACGTTCGTCGTCGGTGTCAACCACACCGACTACGACGCCGCGACGCAGCACATCATCTCGAACGCGTCCTGCACCACGAACTGCCTCGCGCCGCTCGCGAAGGTCCTCGACGAGGCCTTCGGCATCGAGCGTGGTCTCATGACCACGATCCACGCCTACACGGGCGACCAGAACCTCCAGGACGGCCCCCACAAGGACCTGCGCCGTGCGCGCGCCGCCGCCCTGAACATCGTCCCGACGTCGACGGGTGCGGCCAAGGCCGTCGCCCTCGTGCTCCCGCAGCTCAAGGGCAAGCTCGACGGCTACGCGCTGCGCGTCCCGGTCCCGACCGGCTCGGCCACGGACCTCACGTTCACGGCGGGTCGCGAGACGACCGTCGACGAGGTCAACGCCGCTGTCAAGGCCGCTGCCGAGTCGGACGCCCTCCAGGGCATCCTCGTCTACACCGAGGACGAGATCGTCTCGAGCGACATCGTCACGGACCCGGCCTCGAGCATCTTCGACGCCAAGCTGACGAAGGTCATCGGCGACCAGGTCAAGGTCGTCGCCTGGTACGACAACGAGTGGGGCTACTCGAACCGCCTCGTGGACCTCACGGTCTACGTGGGCGAGCGTCTCTGA
- the whiA gene encoding DNA-binding protein WhiA, protein MALTAQVKDELARLQVDKTSCRKAEVSATLRFAGGLHIISGRIVIEAELDTGIAARRLRQAIAEVYGHGSDVIVVSAGGLRRGSRYVVRVVKDGESLARQTGLLDNRGRPVRGLPPQVVSAGVGEAEAAWRGAFLAHGSLTEPGRSSSLEITCPGPEAALALVGAARRLGITAKAREVRGVDRVVIRDGDAISAMLARLGAHDTMLVWEERRVRREVRGTANRLANFDDANLRRSARAAVAAGARVERAFEILGADLPEHLREAGELRLAHKQASLEELGKLADPVLTKDAVAGRIRRLLATADKRAAELGIPDTEAGLAPELLDL, encoded by the coding sequence ATGGCGCTGACGGCACAGGTGAAGGATGAGCTGGCACGGCTCCAGGTGGACAAGACGTCCTGCCGCAAGGCCGAGGTCTCCGCGACCCTGAGGTTCGCGGGCGGGCTGCACATCATCTCCGGCCGCATCGTGATCGAGGCCGAGCTGGACACGGGGATCGCGGCCCGACGGCTGCGCCAGGCGATCGCCGAGGTCTACGGGCACGGCAGCGACGTCATCGTGGTCTCGGCCGGCGGGCTGCGCCGCGGCAGCCGGTACGTGGTGCGGGTCGTCAAGGACGGGGAGTCGCTCGCGCGGCAGACCGGCCTGCTCGACAACCGCGGCCGCCCGGTGCGCGGGCTGCCGCCCCAGGTCGTGTCCGCCGGTGTCGGGGAGGCCGAGGCGGCGTGGCGTGGGGCGTTCCTCGCGCACGGCTCGCTGACGGAGCCGGGGCGGTCGTCGTCGCTCGAGATCACGTGCCCGGGACCCGAGGCGGCGCTCGCGCTGGTCGGGGCCGCACGCCGGCTCGGCATCACCGCGAAGGCGCGCGAGGTGCGCGGGGTCGATCGCGTGGTGATCCGGGACGGCGACGCGATCAGCGCGATGCTGGCCCGGCTCGGCGCGCACGACACGATGCTCGTGTGGGAGGAGCGGCGCGTGCGCCGCGAGGTGCGGGGCACCGCGAACCGGCTCGCCAACTTCGACGACGCGAACCTGCGCCGGTCGGCGCGCGCGGCGGTGGCCGCGGGGGCCCGCGTCGAGCGTGCGTTCGAGATCCTCGGTGCCGACCTGCCCGAGCACCTGCGCGAGGCCGGCGAGCTGCGGCTCGCGCACAAGCAGGCGTCGCTCGAGGAGCTCGGGAAGCTCGCGGACCCCGTGCTGACCAAGGACGCGGTCGCCGGACGGATCCGCCGCCTGCTCGCGACGGCCGACAAGCGGGCCGCCGAGCTGGGCATCCCGGACACCGAGGCGGGCCTCGCGCCGGAGCTGCTCGACCTGTAG
- a CDS encoding gluconeogenesis factor YvcK family protein codes for MSAARAADPTYLAPAFVALGGGHGLSATLSALRLMSDRLTAVVTVADDGGSSGRLRDELGVLPPGDLRMALAALCDDSDWGRTWRDVLQHRFSSSGDLDRHAVGNLLIVALWELLDDTVEGLDWVGKLLGARGRVLPMSAVPLDIEADVEDGTGRTSVVRGQSAVAVTTDRIAQVRLVPGSPPACVEAVAAVDAADWVVLGPGSWFTSVLPHLLVPELSAALHRTAARRVVVLNLSPDAGETAGMCAEEHLAVLHEHAPGLHLDAIVADPGAVDDVDVLMTRAAAFGARVLLRQVRVGDGSARHDPLRLAAALRDVVEGYLGDVGTRTS; via the coding sequence ATGAGCGCGGCACGCGCGGCGGACCCGACCTACCTGGCCCCGGCGTTCGTGGCGCTCGGGGGAGGGCACGGGCTCTCGGCGACGCTGTCGGCGCTGCGGCTCATGTCGGACCGGCTCACCGCGGTGGTGACGGTCGCGGACGACGGCGGCTCGTCGGGCCGCCTGCGGGACGAGCTGGGCGTGCTGCCACCCGGGGACCTGCGCATGGCGCTCGCCGCCCTGTGCGACGACTCCGACTGGGGCCGGACGTGGCGTGACGTGCTCCAGCACCGCTTCTCCTCGTCGGGCGACCTCGACCGGCACGCGGTCGGCAACCTGCTGATCGTCGCGCTGTGGGAGCTCCTCGACGACACCGTCGAGGGACTCGACTGGGTCGGGAAGCTGCTCGGGGCGCGCGGTCGGGTGCTGCCGATGTCGGCGGTGCCGCTCGACATCGAGGCGGACGTCGAGGACGGCACGGGCCGGACGAGCGTGGTGCGCGGGCAGAGCGCGGTGGCGGTCACGACGGACCGCATCGCGCAGGTGCGCCTCGTCCCGGGGTCGCCGCCCGCGTGCGTCGAGGCGGTCGCCGCGGTCGACGCGGCGGACTGGGTGGTCCTCGGGCCGGGCTCGTGGTTCACGTCCGTGCTGCCCCACCTGCTGGTGCCGGAGCTCTCGGCCGCGCTGCACCGGACCGCGGCGCGGCGCGTCGTCGTGCTCAACCTCTCGCCGGACGCGGGGGAGACCGCGGGCATGTGCGCCGAGGAGCACCTCGCCGTGCTGCACGAGCACGCGCCCGGGCTGCACCTGGACGCGATCGTCGCCGACCCCGGTGCGGTCGACGACGTCGACGTGCTCATGACCAGGGCAGCGGCGTTCGGCGCGCGCGTCCTGCTGCGTCAGGTCCGGGTCGGGGACGGGTCCGCGCGGCACGACCCGCTGCGTCTCGCGGCGGCGCTGCGGGACGTCGTGGAGGGCTACCTCGGGGACGTCGGTACCCGCACGAGCTGA